One window of the Dreissena polymorpha isolate Duluth1 chromosome 5, UMN_Dpol_1.0, whole genome shotgun sequence genome contains the following:
- the LOC127830972 gene encoding uncharacterized protein LOC127830972 yields MSALNLVFILGIFHFYQVTANLRCMECVHIRWNRSLTFQGFQTIDNILLSKHNPSCEQRDPFGSTYDQNMQYPIQNPNQGMNGQFMTPAPGVRDTICPTQLGRCGYLYGDVVIQLNTYNVEMLLNMHVRNCMDVPPEMDNRCYDRNSALGNRELLSYFREKLGFLSPDITVKSFVGKQCVCASDMCYPYLNDARPVIVSLWSTFALLVVGILLS; encoded by the exons ATGTCGGCACTCAATTTAGTTTTCATTCTaggaatatttcatttttaccaaG TGACCGCCAATCTCCGGTGTATGGAATGCGTACACATCAGGTGGAACCGCTCGCTTACATTCCAGGGCTTTCAGACCATAGACAACATCCTCCTCTCCAAGCACAACCCCAGTTGTGAGCAGAGGGACCCGTTTGG GAGCACCTATGACCAGAACATGCAATACCCAATCCAGAACCCTAACCAGGGCATGAACGGTCAGTTCATGACACCGGCCCCGGGGGTTCGCGACACGATCTGCCCCACGCAGTTGGGACGCTGTGGATACTTGTACGGTGACGTGGTCATCCAACTGAACACGTACAACGTCGAAA TGCTGCTGAACATGCACGTGCGAAACTGCATGGACGTGCCGCCGGAAATGGATAACCGATGTTATGACCGGAACTCCGCACTCGGAAACCGGGAACTTCTCAGCTACTTCCGCGAAAAGCTCGGTTTCCTGTCTCCCGATATTACAGTGAAATCGTTTGTGGGAAAGCAGTGCGTCTGTGCCTCCGACATGTGTTACCCCTATTTAAATGACGCACGCCCAGTGATTGTATCCCTGTGGAGCACATTTGCGCTGCTGGTAGTCGGCATCCTGTTGTCATGA